The segment GACGGCTGCGCTCTCGATACATTCCATGGGAACGATGAGGCCGGTCTCGCCGTCGGGCAAGGTAACCAGTTGAGCGTTGAACAGGTAGGTCCGCACCGCTTCCGCGAGCGAAACGGCGGACGATGGCACCTCGACGAGTTCCAGTTGGGGAAATGCCTCGCGGATTGCCAGATATGCCCGGTCGGGTTCGGCAAACGCTTCGGCGTGCGTGAACAGCACCCGTGCATTGGCGACCGCGACCACATCGTTGTGGAACGCGCCCGCGGCGATGGCGGCAGGATTCTGCTCGATGAACAGCGTGCGCCGCGGGTCCAGGCCATGCAGCCGCGCCACCGCCCGGCTCGCCTGCTCGTGCTGGCGCGCGGGGAAGGGGCCACCAGCTCGCCCGTAGACGAAGATCTCCACCCCCGCTTGCGCGTGACCATCGCACAAGCGCATGTGATTGGCGGCGCCCTCATCGCCAAAGCTCGGCGGAATGGGTGGGTGCAGGATGAAATGGGCCGGATCGGCAAACGCGAGCGCCAGCTGGCGCGCCGTGTCCGGCCATTCCTGCGCCCGGTGCGGCATGGTCACCAGGTTCGCAGGCGTCAGGTGGCAGCGCTGGTCGGCTGTGTCAGGTGCCGGGCTGACCGTCGCAGCATTGGCTGTCCACATCGCGGATGCGGACCACGCGGCAGCGGTGAGGCCGCGCGCCGTAGCGGGTTCCGCGCCGAGCCGGGCGAGGTATTCGCCGTTCGGGCGAGGGAGGGGGAGCAGGAACCCTTGTGCCAGTCCCAGCGCAAGGTTGTGCCGCATCTTGGCGAGCCCCTGCAGCGCCGCGGCGCGGGGGTGGCTGACGTCGCCCGAATGCGCCGTCGCCGCCAGATTGCCAAGGCTGAGCCCGGCGTAGTTGTGGCTGGGCCCCACGATCCCGTCAAAGTTGATCTCGGTCAGTCGCATGATTTCGGCCCTATCTCAGGACGCTCCACACCTCGTCCCCTTCGCCGACACCGAGCAAGGCCGCTGACAGGCGATCGATCTCGATGGTCCCGTCAGGGTGCAGATCGCGCATCCCGAACGCAGCGCGAAAGGTGCCGAGGGTGCCGGTCGCGAGGATCGCCCGCTCTCCGATATCGAGGTTGGCATTGATCACCTTGCCCGGACGGGCGTCGCGCACCGATCGAACATCATTGGTGCGGGCGGTCATCGTGGGGCCGCCGTCGAAGATGTCGACATACCCATCGGCGCGAAAGCCTTCTCCTTCCAGCATCCGCATGGCCGCGCGCCCGCTGGGGTGCGGCACGCCGATCGCTGTGCGCGCGTCCTCGTCAAGCATCGCGACATACACCGGATGCTTGGGCATCAGGTCGGCGATGAACTGGTTACCGTTGATGGCGTTGAAGTAGTCCGCTTCCTGGAACGTCATCCCGAAAAACCGGCCCGCCACCCCGTCCCAAAAAGGTGAGCCGCCGCGCTCATCGATGATCCCGCGCAGTTCGGCCAGGATGCGATCGGCAAACCGTTCGCGGTGCATGGCGATGAACAGGTACCGGCTGCGGGCGAGCAGCAGGCCGAACCCTCCCGCACGCTGGCTGGGATGGAGGAACAGCCCGCCGACCTCGCTCGATCCCTCAAGATCGGTCACCAGGCTCAACAGGTCGGCGCGGACGGTGCGCTGCAGTTCCTGCGAATGCTGGGTCAGCGTGTTCAGGCGATAGGAATAGAACGGCCAGCGCTGCCCGACCTGGGTCATCAACTGGCACGTGCCGCGAACGTCGCCGGTGTCGCTGTCTTCCAGCACCAGCACGAACTGTTCGTCGGCCAGCGTGTCTTCGCCGCGCTGGAACGCCGCCTCGGTCCGCTCGAGCTTGTCGGAAAGCGCCTTGCGGTCGGGCGGCAGATTGGTGAACCCGCCGCCGGTCAGCTTGGCCATCTCGTACATCGGTTCAAGATCACCGGGATGCGCCGCGCGCAGTCTGAAGGTCAACGCAAGTCTCCTGAAGCCAGGCGGCTCAGCACCAGAGCCGAGAGCGCCGCCCGCTCTGCCAGGCTGGACACAATCATGAATTCGTCAGGCGAATGGATCGCGCCGCCACGCACGCCCATCGTATCGACCACCGGCACGCCGCAGGCCGCGATGTTGTTGCCATCGCAAACACCGCCCGATGATTGCCAGCCGATCGGTTGCCCCAGTTTCGCACCGCACTCGCGGACCAGGTTGAATAACTTGTGCGCCTGGGAGCTGACGGGTTTGGGTGGGCGGGTGATCCCGCCATGGAGCGACAGAGACACCTCGTGCCGGGTCTTCACATCATCCAGCAAAACATTGAGTTCCTGACCAAAAAGTTCTGCCGACTCGGTGGTCTTGGGCCGGATGTTGAACCGCAGGACCGCGTGATCCGGCACCACGTTATTCGCCGATCCGCCCTCAATGCGGGCAGGGTTAACCGACAGTTCGCCATGGCCCAGCGCCTTCAAGCGCACCGCAAGGTCGGCCGCCGCGACAATGGCGTTGCGGCCCTCGTGCGGGTTGCGCCCGGCATGGGCCGATTTGCCGGTCACCACGATGCTGAAATTCCCGCTCCCGCCTCGATCGTAGGCGAGGGTGCCGTCGGGCAGAGCTGATGGCTCATACGTCAAAGCGGCATGCTTGCCCCGTGCGAGTTCGGCGATCAGTGCGGACGAGGACATCGAACCGGTCTCCTCATCCGAATTGATCATGACGTCATAACCGATCGCCTGCGCGCCGTCGGTGCGCTCAAATGCTTGCAGCGCATGCAGAATAACCGCGATGCCGCCTTTCATATCCGCTAGCCCGGGGCCATTCACGGTGTCGTCATCGATATCTCGCTGGTACTGGAACGGGTGATCCGGGGGAAACACGGTGTCCATGTGGCCCGTCAGCAGGACCCGGCGGTCCGCGTCAGGCCGGACCCGCGCCACGAGGTGCCGCCCGTGCGATTTCTGCACCTCGTTACCCGCCGCATCGACTACCGTCACTGGTGCCGGCTCCATCAGGGCGACCTCTCCGGGCAGCGACGCGAAGGCATCGGCAAGGACCAGCGCCTGTTGCGCCAGCCCTTCAAGATTAGCGGTGCCGGTGTTGATCGCACTCCAGGCCCGCGCCTGGGTCAGCATCTCTGACGCATCGAACGCGCCGGCGAAGTGTTCGGCCAATTGTTTCATCTGCAACCGCTCCTAGCGAGGTCGGCGCTGCCGTCCAACCCGGGCGATGTTGCATTGCGCTGCGTGCTTGGCCATAGGCGCCGCTCGCTTCCTCCCCGGACGACAGATTACGAATAGCACGCACGCGATTCTTGCGTGCGTCCTTCTGACAGGTGAGGGTGACGTGGGCGACTTCCAGAACAAGGCCGGATTGCAGATCGACGCGGCTCTGGCGAGCTTTGTCGATGAGGAGGTGCTCGGTCCGCTCGGCCTCGCGCCATCCACGTTCTGGACCGGTTTTGCCGACTTGCTCGACCGGTTCGTGCCGCGCAATCGCGCCCTGCTCGACAAGCGGGAGCAGTTGCAGCGACAAATCGACGAATGGCATCTCACACGGCGGGGGCAGCCGCATGACGCGGAAGGGTATTGCCGCTTCCTGGAACAGATCGGCTACCTTGTTCCGGAGCCTGACGAATTCGTCATCGGCACGCAAAATGTCGATCCGGAAATCGCGACGATGGCAGGTCCGCAGTTGGTGGTGCCGGTGCTCAACGCCCGCTTCCTGCTCAACGCCGCCAATGCCCGGTGGGGCAGCCTGTACGATGCGCTCTATGGCACCGACGCGCTGGAGGCGCCTCCGGCACGCCCGGGAGGCTACGACCGTCAGCGGGGCAGCGCCGTAATCGCGCGGGCGCGCGCCTTTCTCGACGAGGCGCTGCCGCTGACCGCAGGTAATAGCTGGGGCGGTCTCCATTCACCCGAAGACATCACGTTGGCGGATCCACAGCAGTACGTGGGAGAGACCGCGCGGGGCCGGATGTTCGTCAACAACGGGCTGCACATCGAAGTGGTCTTCGATCCCGATGGGGAAGTGGGCCGCGACGACCCGGCAGGCATTGCCGATATCGTGCTGGAAAGCGCGCTCACGGCAATCGTCGACCTGGAGGATTCGGTCGCGGCCGTGGATGCCGCCGACAAGCTCGCCGCGTATCGCAACTGGCTGGGCGTGATCCGCGGCGATCTGGAGGAAAGTTTCGCCAAGGGCGGGCGGCAGCTGACTCGCCGCCTGGCCGACGATGTGCGCGTTGGCGACCAGGTGCTCCCGGGCCGCAGTCTGCTTTTCGTGCGCAATGTCGGCCATCTTATGACCAACCCGGCCATCCGCCTCACCGACGGAGCCGAGGTACCCGAGGGGATCATGGATGCCGTGATCACCAGCGCGATCGGTGCTCACGACATCAGTGGGCTGGGTAAATGGACCAACAGCCGGGCCGGCAGCATCTATATTGTCAAACCGAAGCAGCACGGCCCGGAAGAATGCTGCTTTACCAATGACTTGTTCGATGTCGTTGAGGACTTACTGCAACTGCCCAGGCACACCGTCAAAGTCGGGATCATGGACGAGGAGCGGCGCACCAGCGCAAATCTCGCCGCCTGCATCCAGGCCGTGAAGGACCGTATCGTGTTCATCAATACCGGGTTCCTCGACCGGACCGGGGACGAGATCCACACTTCGATGCAAGCCGGGCCGATGATCCGCAAGGCAGAGATGAAGTCCAGCACGTGGCTCGCGGCGTACGAAGCGCGCAATGTGGCGATCGGACTGCGCCATGGCTTGTCGGGAAAGGCGCAGATCGGCAAGGGCATGTGGGCCGCGCCGGACATGATGCGCGACATGGTAGAACAGAAGATCGGCCACCTTCGCGCAGGCGCCAACACCGCATGGGTACCGTCGCCAACGGCCGCTACGTTGCACGCGCTGCACTATCACCAGGTCGACGTATTCGCCCGGCAGAAGGAGCTTGGCGAGGCACCGGGTCTCGACAAACTACTGCAGATTCCGCTCGCTCAAGGCACGAACTGGTCGGAAGACGAAATACGGGAAGAGCTCGACAACAACGCGCAAGGTCTGTTGGGCTATGTCGTCAGGTGGATCGACGCGGGCGTGGGATGCTCGAAAGTGCCCGACGTCCACGACGTGGGTTTGATGGAAGACCGCGCGACGTTGCGCATCAGCTCGCAGCACCTAGCCAACTGGTTGCTCCACGGCA is part of the Altererythrobacter sp. TH136 genome and harbors:
- a CDS encoding N-succinylarginine dihydrolase, with amino-acid sequence MRLTEINFDGIVGPSHNYAGLSLGNLAATAHSGDVSHPRAAALQGLAKMRHNLALGLAQGFLLPLPRPNGEYLARLGAEPATARGLTAAAWSASAMWTANAATVSPAPDTADQRCHLTPANLVTMPHRAQEWPDTARQLALAFADPAHFILHPPIPPSFGDEGAANHMRLCDGHAQAGVEIFVYGRAGGPFPARQHEQASRAVARLHGLDPRRTLFIEQNPAAIAAGAFHNDVVAVANARVLFTHAEAFAEPDRAYLAIREAFPQLELVEVPSSAVSLAEAVRTYLFNAQLVTLPDGETGLIVPMECIESAAVSAWLARMTDGNGPIRRVLPVDVRQSMANGGGPACLRLRVVADPAVVDPRFLLNEAKAALIEGVIARTWPEQIDPADIGNETLAADVIAARYALLDALDLHELG
- a CDS encoding arginine N-succinyltransferase, with product MTFRLRAAHPGDLEPMYEMAKLTGGGFTNLPPDRKALSDKLERTEAAFQRGEDTLADEQFVLVLEDSDTGDVRGTCQLMTQVGQRWPFYSYRLNTLTQHSQELQRTVRADLLSLVTDLEGSSEVGGLFLHPSQRAGGFGLLLARSRYLFIAMHRERFADRILAELRGIIDERGGSPFWDGVAGRFFGMTFQEADYFNAINGNQFIADLMPKHPVYVAMLDEDARTAIGVPHPSGRAAMRMLEGEGFRADGYVDIFDGGPTMTARTNDVRSVRDARPGKVINANLDIGERAILATGTLGTFRAAFGMRDLHPDGTIEIDRLSAALLGVGEGDEVWSVLR
- a CDS encoding hydrolase; translated protein: MKQLAEHFAGAFDASEMLTQARAWSAINTGTANLEGLAQQALVLADAFASLPGEVALMEPAPVTVVDAAGNEVQKSHGRHLVARVRPDADRRVLLTGHMDTVFPPDHPFQYQRDIDDDTVNGPGLADMKGGIAVILHALQAFERTDGAQAIGYDVMINSDEETGSMSSSALIAELARGKHAALTYEPSALPDGTLAYDRGGSGNFSIVVTGKSAHAGRNPHEGRNAIVAAADLAVRLKALGHGELSVNPARIEGGSANNVVPDHAVLRFNIRPKTTESAELFGQELNVLLDDVKTRHEVSLSLHGGITRPPKPVSSQAHKLFNLVRECGAKLGQPIGWQSSGGVCDGNNIAACGVPVVDTMGVRGGAIHSPDEFMIVSSLAERAALSALVLSRLASGDLR
- a CDS encoding malate synthase G; translation: MGDFQNKAGLQIDAALASFVDEEVLGPLGLAPSTFWTGFADLLDRFVPRNRALLDKREQLQRQIDEWHLTRRGQPHDAEGYCRFLEQIGYLVPEPDEFVIGTQNVDPEIATMAGPQLVVPVLNARFLLNAANARWGSLYDALYGTDALEAPPARPGGYDRQRGSAVIARARAFLDEALPLTAGNSWGGLHSPEDITLADPQQYVGETARGRMFVNNGLHIEVVFDPDGEVGRDDPAGIADIVLESALTAIVDLEDSVAAVDAADKLAAYRNWLGVIRGDLEESFAKGGRQLTRRLADDVRVGDQVLPGRSLLFVRNVGHLMTNPAIRLTDGAEVPEGIMDAVITSAIGAHDISGLGKWTNSRAGSIYIVKPKQHGPEECCFTNDLFDVVEDLLQLPRHTVKVGIMDEERRTSANLAACIQAVKDRIVFINTGFLDRTGDEIHTSMQAGPMIRKAEMKSSTWLAAYEARNVAIGLRHGLSGKAQIGKGMWAAPDMMRDMVEQKIGHLRAGANTAWVPSPTAATLHALHYHQVDVFARQKELGEAPGLDKLLQIPLAQGTNWSEDEIREELDNNAQGLLGYVVRWIDAGVGCSKVPDVHDVGLMEDRATLRISSQHLANWLLHGICTREQVMDSLRRMAAKVDAQNAGDPAYVPLAENEDGSAFRAALDLVFKGVEQPSGYTEPLLHEWRRKAKG